The genomic DNA TTCAAAGGCATCAGTATTAATAGCACAGGACTGCATATTGCCGCTAAAAAAGGAGATCATGCCAAATCTATTTTTAACGGGAAGGTGCTTGCCGTTCAATTATTATCAGAAGGAAGAAAATCAATATTAGTGCAACACGGTAACTACATTTCAGCCTACAACAATCTTGAAGAAACTTACGTTAAAAAAGAAGATAAGGTGGTAACAGGCCAGCGATTAGGTAAAATTTTCACTAACAAAATTACAGGTAAAACCAAACTTGCTTTTGTGCTATTTAAAAACACAAAACGTCTAAACCCAGCTAACTGGATACAAAAAAAATAATCTTATTTTCAATCTAAAAGTGAATTAATCATCCAACAAAATACTATAAGCTATTATAGCTTCCATGTAAGATTTATACACTAACCTTTCAATTTTAGATATAAAAAAAGCGCTATTTTATACAAATAACGCTTTTAATTCTGTTGCTTCTTTCGGATCCATTTTATTTGCCAGTATCAAACTCAACTGCTTTCTACGTAGCGCTCCATCAAATCGCTTTTTCTCTAATTCTGTTTCTGGTATAATTGGTGGAATAGGCACAGGTTTACCTGTTTCATCTACAGCTACAAAGGTATAGATTCCTTCATTTACAGAAGTTTTCTCACCTGACTGACGATCTTCTATCCAAACATCAACATACACCTCCATAGATGATTTAAATGCTCTTGAAACTTTAGCCTCAACAGTAACTACACTTCCTACAGGTACACTCTTATTAAAGGCTACATGATTTACAGACGCTGTAACAACAATTCTTCTAGAATGACGTCTAGCAGAAATACTACAAGCCCTATCCATTCTAGCCAATAGTTCTCCTCCAAAAAGATTATCCAAATAATTTGTTTCACCAGGTAAAACAAGGTCAGTAAGTACGGTTAAAGACTCTTTAGGTGATTTTGCTCTCATGAATGTTTTTTAAAAAACAAAGATATACAATCCCCTTTACAAAAAAGCGTATTTTAGAACTCGATTGTTAAAATTATTTTACTAACAACCACGCATCTTTTGAAAAGTTTTCCTGAATTTCCTTAAGGTTTTTTCTAGCTTCTTTTTTTGTTTCATAACTATCAAAAACTACTTGAGTAAGCCCCCAAGAATTTTCTCCTAAAATATAAGAATCAAATCCTTTTTGTTTTAGTTCATTTACCTTATTCTCTGCATTCTCTCTAAGTTGAAAAGCACCTGCAACTACATGAAATTTCTTAATAGTTACTTTGGTTAGGTTTAAATCTATTGCAGGTAAAGGATTATCTATAACAAAAGTTGCTGATTGGATTTTATCTTGTAATTTTTGTTCCTCTGAAACTTCTCCTTGGTTTTGAACTCCAACCCATCCTGTATATCCTAATGTTAATAAAATTGCTGCCGTTGCTGCATACTTTATAAAAACAGGAATTCCTTTACGTTCCTCCTCTTTTAGTTCAGAATCAGATATCAAAGACTTCACTTGACCTTTATATTCTGATCGTTTCACTGCTGACGATGCAAAGGTAGCTAAACCAAAAGCATCCGTTAAAAAGTTAGCAGTAGTATTGGGTTCAAAAATTAATTGTTCTTTTTCGTTTAAAGACAAGCTACCTATATCTCCTATTTTTAGAGACTTTGATTTTAGTTCTTTATTCCATTTTTCAACTATACCTGCTATCTTCAAAGAAGCTTCTTCAAATGAAATTTCCTCTGCTTTCACAATATAATTAGCTAACAACCCATCGTTATGTTTTAAATGCGAATTAAACGTAATCTGCTTCGTTGGTGGAGAAAAAGTATGTGTAAAATCATTCACTTTCGCACCAATTTTATTCGTTACAAAACCTCCAAATCCAGGTATAATTACACAATCGTATCTGTACAATAAATCGTTAATATAGTTGTCTAATCTCATAAATACAAAGATAGTTTTTTTGCAAAAAGTAATTTAAATCTTATTTATAATTTATTAACAATTATTTTGTATATTGATTTTCAATTATTTGCTATATGAAATCAGAAAAACTACTTGCTATCTTAAGACTACAAGCCACTAAAAGCATCGGAGATATTGTTGCTAAAAAACTCATTAAAACAATTGGAAGCGCTGAACAGATCTTTAAAGAAAAGCCGCATACCTTACAAAAAATAAATGGTATTGGATCTTGTATTACGAAACAATTATTTAATCTTAAAAACAAAAAAAAAGCAGCAAAAGAATGCGATTATATTTTAAAAAACAATGTTCCTTTCTCCTACTTTCTGTCTGATACTTACCCAAAATACCTTAAGCACTGTATTGACGCACCTATTTTAATTTTTAAAGATGGAAACTTAAATCTTAAAAATGATAAAATTATTGCCATTGTTGGTACTAGAAACATTACTTCCTATGGACGTGATTTCTGTCATCAATTAATTGATGGGTTAAAAAATTACAACCCTATTATTGTGAGTGGTTTTGCTTATGGAATAGATATTTGCGCACATAAAACTGCCATAAATAACAAGCTACAAACCGTAGCTATCCTAGCACATGGATTAAACCAAACCTATCCTAAATCGCATAAAGAGTATATACATCAACTAAATGAAAAAGGAGGTTTTATAACCGAATTTTGGCATAATGAAACTCCTTTTAGAGAAAGTTTTTTAAAAAGAAACCGAATTATTGCAGGCATTTCTAAAGCTACAATTGTTATAGAATCGGCTGAAAGAGGGGGTTCTTTAGTTACAGCAGACATTGCGAATTCTTACAATCGTGATGTATTTGCTCTTCCCGGAAGAAATACAGATATATACAGCAAAGGCTGTAACAACCTTATAAAAAACAATCAGGCACATTTATTAACTTCCTCAGAAGATATTGCTAAAATGCTAAATTGGGATCTTCCCAACAACAAACCCTCAATCCAAACCAAACTATTTACAGAATTAAATGAAGATGAAGAAAAAATATACAATTATCTATGTTCTAACGGGAAACAACTATTAGATACAATCGCATCGCATTGCAACATCCCTACCTATAAATTATCATCTATTCTATTACAAATGGAATTAAAAAAACTTATAAAGCCTTTACCTGGTAAACTATTTGAAACCATTTAGTTTTTATCCTTATTTTTGATTTCACTAATACAAACTCATGTCTTCAGAAGAAAAATTAATGTCGCAAAAAAAACCTGCTTTTCCTGTTACAAAGCAGCTGAACGATTATTTGGTTGAATATAATAGAAATATAAAAATTCCTATTTTTTATGACGATCTACTACGTTTTCAAGGTTCTATCGTTGTATATGATAAAAATGATGTGGATACTCTTTGGGTTCGTACTTATTATTCTGAATTTGAGCGTCAAGAAATAGATTTGAGTTTAAAAAAAGTTTATACAATCTTACACTCCAATGGAAATGAAGATACTATTCCTTTTTTAAATATAGATGCGATTGACTATTGTACGTTTGGTAATTCAAAACCTTTTCGAGTAAAAGTTAGAAATATACTGAACGATAATTACACTTATTTTTATGTAAAAAAGACTGATGCCTCTCGTATTTACGGCTTAGAGTTAGAGCATATATTATCACCTTATAATCTTAATTTCTTAGTATATAAAGACACCTTAATAGAAGAGCATATTGCAGGAATTCCTGGAGATGAGTTTATCAAAAGTTTTTTACCGAAGTGCACTCCCTCCGAAAAGGCTCAAATAGCAAAAGAGTTCGTAAAATTTAATGAACGTTGCATGATAAGACTGTTAGGAGATATGCGTTCGTATAATTACGTTATTGTTCCTGTACACGATTTTGACCATGTTGTATATCGAATTAGAGCTATTGATTTTGACCAACAGTGTTTCGAAGGAAAATTTAAAGTTTATTATCCCCAATTTTTCAAAGAAAATTTTCAAATGGTAGCTTTAGTTGGAGAAAAACTACAAAACTCTTCAATAGATCAATATAAATTAGAAGAACGGTCTATAGTTGCAAAACGGATTCTAAGCTCAGAAGACAGAATCTATGAGTTGATTTCTTGTATGAAAAATGATACCATATCAACACCTAAAAACATTAATTTACTAAAACATCAAATTTTTAATTTTACCAAAGACGTACATTTTAAAAAAAGCAAAAATATGGGCGAAATTATAGCTACTGCTTTAGATTTTGTAAAACGAAATTACGAAAGTGTTACAATGAGATAAACCTATTCTTCTCCACCTCTGACGCTTTCAATAATTACGGTTGTTAAAATTAAACCTCCCCCTATAAAAGTCTTCCAAGTAGGTATTTCGTTTAAAAAAGTATATGCTAAAACAACCCCAAATACTGGTTGAATACTACTAATAATACTGGCTGTAGAAACTGTAAAAAACTTAAGAGAACGCACCATTAAACTATGCCCAATAGCAGTGGTTAACAAGGCCAATAACAGCACATATGGAAACTGATTTACTATTTCCGAAAAATCCATAAACAACAATACAGGGCTCAAAAAAACAGTAATAATTAATGTCTGATAAAACATTAGCATTGTTCCATTATAATTAGCTGTAAATGGTTTTAAAATTAAGATTCTAATTGCATAAAACAGCGCTGATAAAAGTCCCATCAAAATCCCTTGTACATTTGAATTTCCTAGATTAAAATCTGGCCTTAAAATATAAATTCCAATCAAAACTAGCATGGCTAAAACAATGTGTACTGGATTAAATTTCGTCTTAAAAACAACAGGTTCTAATAACGTTGTGATAATAGGAAATGTATATAAAGACAACATCCCTAAAGCTACATTTGAGAGCTTCAATGCATAAAAATAAGTTATCCAATGCATTGCCATAAAAACACTGCTAATAATAAAAGGAATATAATGGTTACTAGAACTTATCGTTAGCTTCACTTTCTTAAATTTGCAAAATGCATATAAAAAAAGCATTGCTAGTGACGAGCGAAACCAAATAATTACTTCAGGAGACATTTTAATATACTTTCCTAAAACTCCAGAAGTACTTATAAATAAAGTAGCTAACAATAAAACTAGTAGGTGTTGAATATGTTTTTTGTGCATATTAAAATCTATTTAAGGTTGCAATAATAACAAAAACACTTTATAGATTTCTATCTTACACAAGGCATCCAAAGAAATAAAACCTAGGAGCTTCTAAATAATTACTATGTATTTATTTGCTAGTTTTAAATAAAAAAGTAACTTTATAAAACATTTACAGTCCCCCCTTAAAAGTTAAAATAAGTGTTTAATTTAAAACTGTAAAAATGGAAAACAAAACCCCTTTTACGAATGAAAATGAGTTAGCAACCGCAATTTCCCTATCCCCTTCTGATACCAGCATTGACTTAGATACTGGTGGTGATGGTGGGAATGATGGTGATGATCCAAAATAGAAATCATTTATAATTTAGTAAAGAATTAAAACCACCTCTTGGTGGTTTTATAATATTATATGAATGTATCGTTCTATTCTCTTTTTATTCCTCATACAATTTACATACGGGCAACAAAACTATAAAATTGATAGCTTAAATTATATCAAAGATAGTATTTCATACAAATCCTGTATAAGAACAGCATTGTCTTATTTTAAGGAAAGGCAATTAGATTCTTTTAAAAAATACAGTATAAAGTCTTACCTATTATCAAAAAAGATAAATAGCCCTCGTAAAACTCAAAAAGCTCATTTTTACTTAGCTACTTACTATAAGTATAAAGAAATGTCTGACAGTGCGTATTACCACTACCATAAATCAAAAAGCATTTTATTAAAACTTAAAGATACGATTACCGCAGGTAGAAGATTGTTTTCTATAGCAAGGATTCAATTACGAGAAAAAGACTTACTAGGAAGTGAAATATCCTCTATCACAGCTTTAGAATACGTAGAAAGTTCCAACCTATACAGAATAAAGCATCAAATAATTAACAACTTAGCACTAACATTACAAGAAAAAGGCGCACCTTATGAAGCGCTAAAATTTTATGATATCAGCCTAAAAGAATTGCGTAAAGACTCTTTAGAAAACACTCCATTAAAATTAAATATTATCAACAATAAAGGGTTGGTATATCAATCTATTAATCAACAAGGAAAAGCGATCTCTTATTTTAAAAAAGGGTTAAGCTATGACAGTATTAAAGAAAAATATCCTATAAAGTATGCTTTATTACTGGAAAATTTAGCTTCAAGTAATTTTTTATTAGGCAAAAACAAAGGTGTTTTAAATCAATATTATGAGGTTCTTGCCATTCGTAAAAAGTTAAAAATTCTTAAAGGAATAAGCACAACACATCTAAATATTGCAGATTATTACAAACGCTTTAACCAACAGCAAAAAGCTTTATTTCATGCAAAAAAAGGGCTCTTATACGCAAGAAAAACGGATAACAATAAACGCTTATTAGAAGCTCTAAAATTACTTTCAGAACTCACTACAGATAAGCAATCTACACAGTATTTGCGACAGTACATACAACTAAATGATAGTTTATTTCAAAAAGAGCGTACTTTGAAGAATCAATTTGCAAAAATCAGATATCAAACAGATAAAAAAGAAAAGGAAAATAACATTTTGAAATCTGAAAATGAGAAAAAGCAAGTTGAGATAACGTATCAAAAACAACAAAAAACTATTGGATGGCTGATTGCTATTTTAAGCTTATTTACGCTAGGAATCAGTATCTCTCTGTTTATAGTTCGCAGAAAAAAAATGATTTATCAAACGCAATTAGAAAAAGCACAAATCAGAGAAAGAGAACGTCAGCAAATAGCAAAATCACTGCATGATGAAGTTGCTGGCGATCTATTTTTATTGCATCAAAAACTAGAAAAAACAAATCAACCAGAACTTGCACAAAAACTAAGTATTGTAAAAAGTAACGTCCGAAACTTATCACATCAATTGAGCAGTATTAGTTTTGATAAAGTTTCTTTCGAAGATCAGGTTATTAATTTAATTACAGATTATTTCGAACCTAATTTTAAGATTTTTCCTACTGGTTTATTGGATCATGACTGGGCAAACATTAACGAACCTATAAAAAGAGTTCTTTACTTAAGTACTAGAGAATGTATTCAGAATAGTAAAAAATATGCAAAAGCCTCTAAAGTAGTAGTCCATTTTTCAACGCGTAAAAAAAGTGTTCATTTAAATATTTCTGATGACGGAATTGGATTTGATATAAGGACTAGTAAAAAAGGGATAGGTTTACAAAACCTACAAGAAAGAGTTGAAGAACTCGGCGGATCCCTTCTAGTTAAAAGCAAAATTGATAACGGAACACAAATATCCATTCGAATACCATTAAATGTCTAAAAAAATTAAACTACTTATTGTTGATGACCATCAATTAATTATCGAAGGAATTCTTTCTTCTTTAAAAAAAATTGACCATTTAGAGGTAGAAACTTCTAAGTCTTGTGATGATGCTTTTTTCAAAATAAAAACCAATCAGCATAATGCTCCATTTGACATTCTTTTTACAGACTTGAGTTTTGATAACACAACATATGACACCATACTAAACGACGGAGAATCTTTAATAAAAAAAATTAACGAAGAAAAAATTCCAATTAAAATAGGTATAATTACCGGACATTCTGAAACGAATAGAATATATAATGTTATACACAACCTTAATCCTTCTGCTTATATTTTAAAAAGCAAATGCGACAGTGCCGAACTTAACTTTGCTATTCAAAAAATAATAGCAAACGAAACTTATTATAGCCATGAAATTCACAATAAACTATTAAAACGAGCTATTGTATTGATCCAAATGGATGACATTGCTACTCAAATATTAAAAGAACTTCGAAAACATCCTAAAATCAGTAATCTGGAAGGTCTTATTTTAAAATCAGATGGAAGCCCAATAAAACTAAGAGCTATTGAGAGTAAGCTCGCCAAATTAAGAATTGATTTAGATGCCAACAATAATACCGATTTAGTTTTAAAAGCTATTGAGCTCGGTCTTATTGACTAAAAACTTAGCTATCACCTTATTAAAAACGCGGAAATCCGCATTTTTAAAAACGGAAAAACCAATTATTAACCTCCTCTTCTCATGTATCTTTGCTGTAGTATTTTATTTTTTATTGGGGAATGAAAAATAAAAAGGGGAAGGAAACCTTCAAGATGATCTTGAAGGTTTTTTGTTTTATACAAACTAACCTAACAAACAGACTTCTAGCTGCGGAAACATACATTTTTATTTGCGGAAAACACACTTTACATGGATTGTATGTAGAGTATATTTGCAGGGAATCTAACACTTAATTGGGGGAAATTCAGAAAAAAAAGAGATTATAACCTTTTACAATTTATAAATTGTAAAAGGTTTTTTTGTATTTTAACTCTTCTTCTTATTTCTATTCTCTTATAATTGTAAATCGCACTGTTTTATAAAACCTTTTATTTTAAACATATTATTGTAAATTGCTAATCCAATTTATGAATTAATATGACTGGTAAATATATCATTGCTCTAGACCAAGGAACTACAAGTTCTCGCTCGGTGGTTGTAAACGAAAATGGAGAAATTATAGAAATGGCTCAACAAGAATTTGAGCAAATATTCCCAAATTCAGGCTGGGTAGAACACAATCCTCTAGAAATTTTAGAAACGCAATTATCTACCTTGAAGAAAGTCATATCAAAAGCAAATATTAAAGCTTCAGAAATTGCAGGAATTGGTATTACCAATCAACGAGAAACTACTGTCATCTGGAATAAACATACAGGAAAGCCAATTTATAATGCTATTGTTTGGCAAGACAAGCGAACTTCTGATTTTTGTAAAGAATTAAAAAATAAAGGGCTATACTCACACGTAAAACAAACCACAGGATTAATTATAGATAGTTATTTCTCTGCAACAAAAATTCATTGGATATTAAATAATGTTGAAGGAGCTCATGAAGAAGCTAGAAAAGGAAACCTTCTTTTTGGAACTATTGACACCTGGTTACTTTGGAATTTAACGGGTCAAAAAGTACATGCTACTGATTATAGTAATGCATCTCGTACTATGCTATATGATATAAAAAACTTATGTTGGGATGATACTTTATTAACGGAACTCAATATTCCTAAATCTATTTTACCGACAGTGAATCCGTCTTCTTTTCATTTTGGAGATTACACCTTAGATGAATACAAAATTCCAATCACAGGAATTGCAGGCGATCAACAAGCTGCTCTATTTGGTCAAGGATGTTTTCATAAAGGAGAAGCCAAAAACACCTATGGAACAGGATGCTTTATGCTAATGAATATAGGAGAAAATATTGAGTTTTCTAAAAATGGTTTACTAACTACAATTGCTTGGGGAATAAACAATAAAGTTTATTATGCTTTAGAAGGTAGTGTATTTATTGCTGGTGCTGCAATACAATGGCTAAGAGATGGACTAAAAATTATCAATAGTGCTGAAGAAAGTGAAATTTTTGCAGCTGATATTAAAGAGGAAAACCCTGTGTATGTTGTTCCTGCTTTTGCTGGACTAGGAGCTCCTTATTGGGATATGTATGCAAGAGGAGCAGTTTTCGGACTAACAAGAGATACAGGAAAAAAGCACTTAATTAAAGCAACACTACAATCATTAGCATACCAAACCAAAGACATTTTAGACGCTATGCAAAATGATAGTAATACCCATCTAACTTCTTTAAAAGTAGATGGAGGTGCTTGTATTAATAATTTATTAATGCAGTTTCAAGCAGATATCCTAAACACCAATGTTGAACGGCCAAAAACAACAGAAACAACCGTTATGGGAGCTGCTTATTTAGCTGGAATTGGTATTGGATTATGGAAACAAAATGACATCCTAAATAAAAAAATAGTTGACAAGAATTTTATTCCTAATTTCCCTTTAGCAAAAAGAGAAAAACTGTATAAAAAATGGCTAAAAGCAGTAGAGAGAACTAAAAACTGGATCGACTAGCAATCCTATACTATGTATTAATTTTAAAATATAACTTACTTTTTTACAAAACTGATATAAGTCATGTTTTATACGGTTTATGCGCTATAACTTTGTACCAAACGCAAAATGTGTTACTCACTATTAGACAAAGTAAATTATTGTCGTTTTTATTTGGTATTGTGTAAAAATTGGTAGCCCTTTAATTATACTTACTAATAGTAATAAAAAAAGTAGCACCGTGGTTTTTATGGTTAACGTAAAAGTGTTCTAACTTCATTTAGAACACTTTTTCTTTATAAGAATCTTATGTAAACCTATTCTTAATATATAATCAACTCCTAACATTAAATCTTTTTATACAAAACAACTAATCATTAAGGGTCAATTTTAACTCAAAATAAAACTATTTAAAAGCGTTAAAACCTGTGATATCCAATCCTGTAATTAATAAATGAATATCATGAGTTCCTTCATAAGTAATAACACTTTCCAAGTTCATAGAATGGCGCATTATTGAATATGCACCACTAATTCCCATTGCCCCTAACACTTGACGAGCTTCTCTTGCTATATTCAATGCCATTGCTACATTATTTCGCTTCGCCATTGAAATTTGAGCTGAAGTTGCTTTGCCTTCATTTTTCAAAACACCCAATCTCCATGTTAATAATTGCGCTTTTGTTATTTCTGTAATCATTTCAGCCAATTTCTTTTGCTGTAATTGAAACTGACCAATTGGTTTTCCAAACTGAAAACGTTCTTTACTATAACGCAATGCTATATCATAGCAATCCATTGCAGCTCCTATTGCTCCCCATGCTATTCCATAACGAGCAGAATCTAAACATCCTAACGGAGCTCCTAACCCTGATTTATTAGGTAATATATTTTCTTTAGGTACTTTTACATTATCAAAAATTAACTCCCCTGTTATGGAAACTCTTAACGACCATTTATTATCTGTTTTAGGTGTAGAAAAACCTTCCATTCCTCGCTCTACAATTAATCCATGAATACGTCCTTCCTCATTTTTTGCCCAAACAACCGCTATATCAGCTATTGGCGCATTAGAAATCCACATTTTTGCACCATTCAACAAAAAATGATCTCCCATATCCTTAAAATGAGTTTCCATACCTCCTGGATTAGAGCCATGATTCGGTTCTGTTAAACCAAAACTACCAACCCATTCACCAGAAGCTAACTTCGGCAAATATTTTTTTCGTTGGGCTTCACTCCCATAATTAAAAATTGGCCACATTACCAGCGATGATTGAACGGAAGCCGTTGATCTAATTCCACTATCTCCTCTTTCTAGTTCTTGCATAATTAACCCATAAGAAATCTGGTCCAAACCAGCTCCACCATATGCTTCAGGAATATATGGACCAAAAGCACCTATAAGACCTAATCCTTTAATCAATTGTTTTGGAAACGCTGCTTTTTGAGCATACTCTTCAACAATAGGAGAGACTTCTTTTTTAACCCACTCTCTTGAAGCTGTTCTTACTAATTTATGCTCTTCATGTAATAATTCATCTAATTGATAATAATCTGGCGCTTGAAATAAATCAGGTTTCATTTGTTCTTATTTTCTATCAAAAGTACTATAAAAAATATGTTTTTTAAGCTTTTTAGCATGTTTACATTGCTTCTTTTTACTATTCAACTAATATTATTTAGTTTTACAAAAATTATAGGATACTTATTGTGAAATTTACACTCGGAAAGGAAGAACGTTTAAAAAGTAAAAAATTAATTGGAAGGCTATATAGCGAAGGAAAATCTGTTAAAGTTTTTCCGCTTCGAATGGTTTACCTACAAGCAAATCATACCTCTAATTTTCCTGCTCAAATAGGGGTTTCTGTTCCTAAAAGAAATTTTAAAAAAGCTGTTCATAGAAACCGAATCAAACGGTTGTTACGTGAAACCTACAGAAAACAAAAATACACTGTTTATAATTCACTTAATGAACCTTATGTGTTTATGATTTCTTATCTTGCCAAAGATGAATGGGCTTATTCTGATATAGAGCGAAAAATGGACAAACTTTTAAATTCATTTGTTAGTGAAATAAACATGAAAAAACATGAAAAAAAATAAAAAACATGCACTTATCCTTTTAGCAGGAATACTAGCCTTATCTTTTTCTTTTCAATCGAAATTTTTTGAAATAGCAAAACAAATTGAAATTTACAATAATCTCTTCAAAGAACTCAATATAAACTATGTAAATGAAATAAATCCTGCTGAGCTTACTAACAAAGCGATCAAAAACACTCTTAAAGGGCTAGATCCTTATACTAATTTTTTTACGGAACAAGATGTTGAAAATGCTAAAATTAGACGAGAAGGAGAATACGGAGGCATCGGAATTGCTGTTTTTTATGATAAGAACGGAATTACCATAACCGAAATTTATAAAAACTACGTTGCAGATAAGGCTGGTTTAAAAGTTGGAGATATAATTACCAAAGCAGATGGACAAATATTAAAGGGATTAGAAAAAAATCAGTTAGCTATGGTATTAAAAGGCAGCCCTGGAAAAAAAGTTACCATTGAAGTTGACAGGCTAGGAAAAGCTTTGACCTTTAATTTAACATTAGATAAAATCATTATTGACGCTGTTCCTTTTTATGAAATGATTGATACTGAAATAGGATATATTATATTAAGCAGATTTAGTCAAAAAGCTGCTGCCGAAATAAAAAAAGCCTTCATTTCTTTAAAAGATCAAGGAATGAAAAAACTGATTCTTGATTTAAGAAATAACCCAGGAGGTTCTCTAGGAGAATCTATCAATATTGTTAATTTTTTTACTCCCAAAGGCAGTAACGTTGTTGAAACAAAAGGAAAGCTCAAAAAAGCAAGTCAAATTTACAAGGGGCATAACGAACCTTTAGATTTAGAAATTCCCATAGTAGTGCTCATAAATGGTCGCTCTGCTTCAGCCTCAGAAATTGTTTCAGGAGCATTACAAGATTATGACAGAGCTGTTATTTTAGGAGAACGCTCTTTTGGAAAAGGACTTGTACAACGCTATTTCAAATTATCATACGGTACACAGCTAAAAGCAACTATTTCTAAATATTATACTCCTAGTGGAAGGTGTATTCAAGAGTTAGATTATGAAAATAGAAACCCTAAAACAGGTATAGTTCCTAAATTCTCTGAAGGTACAGTAAATTCTTTTACTACTAAAAATGGACGTACAGTGTATGATGGCGGTGGAGTTACTCCTGACATTCTCATAAACAGATCAAAACAAACAGAAGCCACAAAAAAACTACTTAAATCTCAAGCATTATTTAATTTTGCTACTGTATATACCAGTAAAAAAAATGCTATAAATATTGATGATTACTCATTTAATAATGCTGATTTCAATGCATTTAAAGAATACCTTGAAAAAGTAGATACCACATTTCTATCAAAGCAAGAATCTCTTTTTAAAACAGCCTATAATGCTAATAAAAACACTATTATAAGCGATGATTATGAAAAAATAAAGCTAAAATTAGCTAAAATAAAAATAGCTAATATTTCAAAAAATAAAGATTTTTTAGTAGAGCAAATACAAGATGAAATTATAAAGCGTTATCACTACAAAGAAGGCACCTACCAATACCATCTAAAACATGACAACACTATAAAACAAGCTATTAATATATTAAAAAACAAGTCAAAGTATAACAACATATTGGCTAAATAATAAGCCATCGTTAATTTAG from Tenacibaculum maritimum NCIMB 2154 includes the following:
- the glpK gene encoding glycerol kinase GlpK, with the translated sequence MTGKYIIALDQGTTSSRSVVVNENGEIIEMAQQEFEQIFPNSGWVEHNPLEILETQLSTLKKVISKANIKASEIAGIGITNQRETTVIWNKHTGKPIYNAIVWQDKRTSDFCKELKNKGLYSHVKQTTGLIIDSYFSATKIHWILNNVEGAHEEARKGNLLFGTIDTWLLWNLTGQKVHATDYSNASRTMLYDIKNLCWDDTLLTELNIPKSILPTVNPSSFHFGDYTLDEYKIPITGIAGDQQAALFGQGCFHKGEAKNTYGTGCFMLMNIGENIEFSKNGLLTTIAWGINNKVYYALEGSVFIAGAAIQWLRDGLKIINSAEESEIFAADIKEENPVYVVPAFAGLGAPYWDMYARGAVFGLTRDTGKKHLIKATLQSLAYQTKDILDAMQNDSNTHLTSLKVDGGACINNLLMQFQADILNTNVERPKTTETTVMGAAYLAGIGIGLWKQNDILNKKIVDKNFIPNFPLAKREKLYKKWLKAVERTKNWID
- a CDS encoding acyl-CoA dehydrogenase family protein, giving the protein MKPDLFQAPDYYQLDELLHEEHKLVRTASREWVKKEVSPIVEEYAQKAAFPKQLIKGLGLIGAFGPYIPEAYGGAGLDQISYGLIMQELERGDSGIRSTASVQSSLVMWPIFNYGSEAQRKKYLPKLASGEWVGSFGLTEPNHGSNPGGMETHFKDMGDHFLLNGAKMWISNAPIADIAVVWAKNEEGRIHGLIVERGMEGFSTPKTDNKWSLRVSITGELIFDNVKVPKENILPNKSGLGAPLGCLDSARYGIAWGAIGAAMDCYDIALRYSKERFQFGKPIGQFQLQQKKLAEMITEITKAQLLTWRLGVLKNEGKATSAQISMAKRNNVAMALNIAREARQVLGAMGISGAYSIMRHSMNLESVITYEGTHDIHLLITGLDITGFNAFK
- the rnpA gene encoding ribonuclease P protein component, encoding MKFTLGKEERLKSKKLIGRLYSEGKSVKVFPLRMVYLQANHTSNFPAQIGVSVPKRNFKKAVHRNRIKRLLRETYRKQKYTVYNSLNEPYVFMISYLAKDEWAYSDIERKMDKLLNSFVSEINMKKHEKK
- a CDS encoding S41 family peptidase, whose translation is MKKNKKHALILLAGILALSFSFQSKFFEIAKQIEIYNNLFKELNINYVNEINPAELTNKAIKNTLKGLDPYTNFFTEQDVENAKIRREGEYGGIGIAVFYDKNGITITEIYKNYVADKAGLKVGDIITKADGQILKGLEKNQLAMVLKGSPGKKVTIEVDRLGKALTFNLTLDKIIIDAVPFYEMIDTEIGYIILSRFSQKAAAEIKKAFISLKDQGMKKLILDLRNNPGGSLGESINIVNFFTPKGSNVVETKGKLKKASQIYKGHNEPLDLEIPIVVLINGRSASASEIVSGALQDYDRAVILGERSFGKGLVQRYFKLSYGTQLKATISKYYTPSGRCIQELDYENRNPKTGIVPKFSEGTVNSFTTKNGRTVYDGGGVTPDILINRSKQTEATKKLLKSQALFNFATVYTSKKNAINIDDYSFNNADFNAFKEYLEKVDTTFLSKQESLFKTAYNANKNTIISDDYEKIKLKLAKIKIANISKNKDFLVEQIQDEIIKRYHYKEGTYQYHLKHDNTIKQAINILKNKSKYNNILAK